The Lycium barbarum isolate Lr01 chromosome 4, ASM1917538v2, whole genome shotgun sequence nucleotide sequence AGCTAAGTCTTCGTCAATATGTGGTGCTATTTCTGGTCTTCAGTGGTGTTAGAAACTATGTGTTAATAAAAACATCGTGTGGATACTAATCTTACTAATTGTCGTTGATATATAGGTATCAAATTGCTCATCAACTATACAAGGACTTACAAAGGAGGAAGATTCAATCTCCTAAAAATGAGCACAAGTAGATTGGCGGATttactcaaaatataaaaaaattctaCTCTTTATATTCATTCAAAGTTCAAATACTGTATTCTTGAGTTTAATAGTATCACAAAAGAAAAATGTAGCTGTGGCGTATTCCCAGCCAGTATATAAAAATACTTTTTGTGTCGTTTACTTTTTGCTTTTTACATTCTGCTCTTAAATTTTGCTTCATTTTTATCTTGAGATTGCTTTAAGCCTACTTTAATAGTCGACTCTCGGAGAAAATTCAACAATAGTTGACTAAGCTTCACCTAAGTGGGCTAATAAAATCAAAAAGGGTACAATAATCACTCCCCTCTCGTGTTTCTAACTAGATCGAATTGTATAGCCTTTAATTAACATGCACATTATCGTTAGCAATACAAGAATAATGTTTTAAAGAATTGATCTAGTGGTTATTTATAGATAGAAGGGGCAGGAATTGTGCTGAAAATTTTAGGAATTGGAGCAGACGGATCATTATGCAAGTTGCAATATTTGACTGCATAGCTAAGTCTTTGATGTCGTTGCATGTGTTGTATTTAAACTACCATATTTATGgctttgaaaacttcaaataGAACTTCAATTTCCTATTTATTAAAAAGAACTCAATCCTTAGCAATTGGAGCCCTGAAGTGTAGTTGTATTAAGACTACAAGAACTAAACCAAGCCAAAAAAATAGTGAAAGAATTACCAATTTcttctaacaaaaaaaaaaaaaggaaaagtaaaagaaaattgAGGCAGCACCAAGGTTCCAACCAAAAGATATTTGATGAAAACattaattaacaaccaaacaaacCCATCAATCATCATAaagatctttgttttcctttgatTTGTTACAAACTAAGGAACTACTTAACACACTTCCACATCACTTCATGCATAAAAACATATTATTCCTCGGCAGTAATAAATCCTCCTAGCTAGGAGGACAGCGTAGCCTTATTCGATTTACTACGTAGATAGCTAAATTACAATAATTTTAATCCATTCAAGGACAGAACACAACCTTATAATTGGTACCAGCGGGACAAGTGAAAAGACTAGTCTTATCATCTTGAGGGTAACTGTAAGCATCAGGACACCTCTCCTTAAAAAACTTCGAAAAATTCGTAGGGTTGCAGCTGCCGGAGTTACAACAATATTCATCGGTCTTGAAAACAGTACAAGGATTGTTACAACCTCCAGGAGCCTTCAATTCAGTAGGGCACTGTTCATTAATTTTAGCATTGCACGTTATAACACGGGTGCACCCATTGGATGCTGGACTAAATTCCATAGGAACATTGAATCCATCAACAAGAGAAATATCGATAAAATCGTTGCCCCCAAATTGGTTTAGGGCATATTCAGCTAGTGTATTTGGGGGTACCCCAAAGGATTTACATTCAAGAACACCGTTACAATCTCCTGTTTCGCATTTTCCCTTGCCGGATGCATCAAAATTGCAGCCCGTCCGGGCCCAAACACGGGCTTGTTTGGTCCCCGGAGGGGCATCTATCGTCCATTCTTGGTCACGGTCGAGGCGTTTGCCGCCGCCAGGGACACCGGCCGCCCATACTGGGTCAGGACAATTGTTACGAACCAAAATGGTAGCTGCATCAGTATAAGTGATAAAGAGAAGGGTAAGGAGAAAGAAAATTGAATTCATTTTTGTGACTATTGTAAAATAATTTGATAAGTGATAATGGCTTTCTTTGGTGTTTATGAGGGACTAATTAGAAGGGTATTTATAGGGTAAAAACGGGGCACCGTCGTTGCTAAGCTACTGATTACGTGGTTTAATTTGATGGAAATTTTGGTTTGTGATAATGTAATGGTTTGTCTGGACTTGTAGTCAAGTCAAGATAATGGTGCAACGTGTTGCTACTAGAACTTCCCATGGCCTAATATTCTAGCTAGAAATTTTTACTTTTGGACAGTATATATAATAATAGCTAAAAGAAGAATCACAGTTAAGAACAATGAACTTGGATGTTCAAAAATTCAAACTTTTAGGCAAGTTTAGGCACCTATATTTTTCAACAGCGGCAAATTAAAAGCTTTGCACACATTAATGCTTTGTGAAGAATACAAAGAGGGTCGGGATAtagttaatttttttatttcataggCCATAATTTACACAAGTACTTGTTTCGTTGTCTCATATGGCGTTGAGATGCTTGATTAAATTCAAATTTGTATTAGGAAGTCCCACATTATAGGTAAATCACTCTCTTACAAAGGCGACTCCGTACTTAACAGGGCTCAAATCTAAGATCTTAGATTAAAGATGGAAGGGGTACTTACCACTCCACCAGACCACGACAACTCTTGTTGGTAACTTACACAAGTATTTTACTAGTTGTAATAGCCTAGCCCAATCAATATtagtcactactaaaaaatcactaTTTTCCCACTAAAAATGTTCATTGGCTATTCGTACTGAATGTTTGTGAGAAAAATCTAAGTAATAGTATTTTACACGAAAAATTTAGGAAGTTTCCCAGGATTCAATGGGAACCTGTTTCCCACCGTTCATTATCACAATGAGCTCGTTCGGCGGGAATGAAGTGGGAAAATCTTTATAACACAAAATTTCCACTAAATGTAGGTGGGAAAAACCTTTATTTCTACTATTGAGTGATACTATTTGATCTAGCTCAGCAAAGTTTTAAACTCGTTACTAGAGGCTAAAAATTGCTCTTAGATAACCAATATTTTTGTGCTTTGCTGATGTATAATATGCCTGAGATGTTATTGAACATATAGAAAAAGCACTTGTATCGCGTCTGAGTGCTTTAGGAAGAAGGGAATTCAAACTGTATAGTAGGAAAATGCATCAATCAAAGGTGGATGCAAAATTTGATATTTATGAGTTTTGAATTATTCTAGGACAGCGATCTCAAATGCTAGTAACGGAGTTGGATCAATTTAAATTAAGTATATATTTATTGAATTTCTCGACACATGTATAAGATTCGGGTTAAAGCTACTAACTTCGGTTGAACAAATTATATCTAACGGTGTACATCCGCCCCCGGCATCAATATAGTTGAAAGGACCTATACGTGACTTGTTAAGTGTACAAATAACAGAAGGAAAATGGAGACTGGACGGCAAGAAAAATCAAAGTGAATTAAATATGAAAGCACAGTTGTTAATTTCCTCGTACGGAATTCGAAGGTGGGGCCAAAAACAATTTGACTACATGTTGGAAAATTCTTAATAAAATGAGATGGTGATAAATGATAAATCATAGTATCGAAATGATTCGTCTTCAACTCGTTGGGTCTCACTTCTGCTATACTGGTCATTCTGAAGATATATTTTCGTCCACCAGCTATTTATAGGGAGAGTTATTTGGGTAGGTTGtggtgaatttttttaaaaattggaCCGAAAATATATGATCATAATACCCGTAGCAAAATTTATTTTGATTGCAAAGCTGTCTTCAATATATAGTGCTATTTTTGGTCTTCAGTAATGTTAGAAATTACGTTTTAATAATAAAATCGTGTGGATACTAATCTTACTAATTGTCGTTGATATATAGTAATATAGGTATCAAATTCCTCATCAACTGTGTAAGGACTTACAAAGGAGGAATTAAAGATTCAATCTCCTAAAAATGTGCAGAAGTAGATTGGCGGATTTACTCAAAATCTAAAAAATTCCTACTCTTTATATTCATTCAAACACTGTATTCTTGAATTTAATAGTATCACAAAAGAAAAATGTAGGTATCACGTATTACCAGCCAATATATAGAAATACCCTGTATCATTTACTTTCTGCATTTTAGATTCTGCTCTTAAATTTTGCTTCTTTTTATCTTGAGATTGCTTTAAGCCTATTCAAATAGTCTTACTGGCGGAGAAAATTCAACGTTAGTTGAGCTCCATTAGCCTGGGAAAGAGTATGTTCTCCAAAAACTGCAGGGGGATTTAATGTCATTGACGTGGAATTGTGGAACAAAGCAGCTGTTTGCAAGCATCTGTGGAATTTATGCAAAAAGAAGGATAGAATGTGGATCAAATGGATACACAATTACGGCGGACAAGTGTGGGATACATTTCCTAGGCAAGCTTCCTGGCAAGTTAGGAAAATTTTCAAAGGCAAAGGAGATTTTGAAAAAGCTGGCATGACCATAGAGGATGTATTGAATTTGTCTTCTTTCTCTATCAAACAAGTATACCAGCAACTCTGAGGGTATTTCAGAAGATtacttggaggaaattggtgcgCAACAAACTGGGCTGTCCCTAGTGGATTTTCATATTGGCACTAGTTGCAAATGGAAGGATAAACACAAGAGATAGACTGGCAAAATGTGGAATAACAAATGACACATAATGTCCCTTGTGTGAGAATGTTGTGGAATCCATTGATCATTTATTTTTTAGCTGCGGTTTCTCAAGAGCTATATGGATGAGGTTATTAAAGTGGCAACAGATAAACAGGCAACCAATGCAGTGGTGTGATGAGCTTACTTGGGCAGTACCAAATGCATCGGGTAATTCAACAACAGCTCAAATTTTCAGAATGGTGCTGGTTGGAACTGTATACTTTGTGTGGCAAGAAAGAAATCAGAGGGTCTTCCAAGCACAACAGCAAAACGCAGAGCAGGTAATCAGACAAGTGATTCAAGGAGTTTACTATCGAGGAAGTAGATACAGGAAGTTAGAAAGTGGATTAGCTAGACTTAATTACTATCCTTAAATGCAGAATGTAATACTAGTATGAGTAGACAGTGAACTGGTGGAGTGATGTATTTAGAAGACTATTAGGAGAGGCGTAGGAAGTCTTGACAGATTCAGTTTTGACTGTAAATATTTACCTTGCCAATAAAATTCCTCTATTTACCAAAAATGTTAACATGCACAATATTGTTACCAATGCTATTGTTTTAAAGAATTGGTCTGGTAGCCACTTATAGATAGAAGAGCTTTAGCAGGTTGTGCTGAAAATTTTAGGAATTGGAACAGTAGGATTATTATGCAAGTCTTTGATGTCGTTGCATGTGTTGTATATTTAGTAACTATAGCACATTTATTgcattgaaaacttcaaatagaATTTTAATTACCTCTCTATTAAGAGCAATTCAATCCTTatatatcccttttttttttggcatattTATGCCATTAAGAATCTTATGGAGCCATGAAGTGTAGTTGTATTAAGACTACAAGAACTAAACCATTCCAAAAAAAATAGTGAAAGAATACCAATttcttttaacaaaaaaaaacttggaaaagtaaaagaaaattgAGGCATCATCAAGGTTCCAACCAAAAAATATTTGATGAAAACATTAATTAATAACCAAACAATCCCATCAATCATCATAaagatctttgttttcctttgatTTGTTACGAAGTAAGGAACTACTTAACACACTTCCACATCACTTCATGCATAAAAACATATTATTCCTCGGCCTGCAGTAATAAATGCTCCTAGCTAGGAGGACAACATAGCCTTATTCGATTTAATATACAAAAGTAGATAGCTAAATTACAATAATTTTAATCCATTCAAGGAGAGGACAAGTTAAAGTACTAGTCTGATCATCTTTAGGATAACTGTAAGCATCTAGACAACTCTCCTTAAAAAACTTTGAAAAACTCATAGCGTTGTAGCTGCCGGAGTTATAATAATATTGATCGGTCTTGAAAACATTACAAGGATTATTACAACCCCCAAGAGCCTTCAATTCATTAGGGCATTGTTCATTAATTTAGCATTGCATGTTATGCCACGGGTGCAACCATTGGATGTTGGACTaaatttgtcacgccccgaaccatggtctgggcgTAAGACGACACTCGgagccttgctgcatgtgaccgagcgaaccacatggcttgttgaatcaacatggggcatgagCTAATGCGGAATGTAATATAAAACATGGGTAGTCTGAATAATCATCGAATCTCATAATAGTAATGAAAATACTTGTTTAAGACATGAAGCGAAATTAATCTGAATAAACATGATAATgctgagccaaaatggctatacgactctgaatatctaacataacataactgactagtctatgaaacctttgACATGAGTCGACTGTTAAACTGTTTACCgagacaaggcccccggcataccttaactgcataactgaaataaacataaataaggataacaccccgaatagaatggggctcatcaaaagctgatacgagcaagtcCCAACGTGCCGATCAGTCATCCTGTAAatttgcatcatgaaatgcaggcccctagGAAaataaaggggacgtcagtacacttgaattgtactggtgtgtaaagcaactgaatgaaataacgcatgacacatgaaataatagaactgacaCTGAAACTGTAAGCTGAGCATGAACATGAGCATATCTGACATGAGTAAACAGATAACATGAGTAAAATGTTatttaagtgggagagccttagtataaccgacatgtatcCACCACGTAAGAATGCGACgtcatgaaggaatcgtcctaactgggaagagcgatccttatcctacactggcatacatagtttcaggacgtctgagccttctcggtaatctgtgcaactcacaaaacatgaacatggatataaatgtcttagtagcccatgaattatataaacatgattcttcattgtattataacatgaatatatatatagtataacttgtatgagAACATGAAAGcatgtagaagttcatgaaaataaacataaaagttcatatcttgcatttacgAACCCATGGtttgggttttcatggattacggatatattctcaagaatacaataacgaataatCAATATAAACATGGTATATCAGGGTACATGAGCTTAGGGCAATCATAAACGTGTCTACAACCCTAGTTTCGGGTGAACTtcatataatcatggaagaacgcagtgtggggaagaataatgatattcccacacgtatatagaaaccctacatacctgttaatg carries:
- the LOC132634943 gene encoding thaumatin-like protein, yielding MNSIFFLLTLLFITYTDAATILVRNNCPDPVWAAGVPGGGKRLDRDQEWTIDAPPGTKQARVWARTGCNFDASGKGKCETGDCNGVLECKSFGVPPNTLAEYALNQFGGNDFIDISLVDGFNVPMEFSPASNGCTRVITCNAKINEQCPTELKAPGGCNNPCTVFKTDEYCCNSGSCNPTNFSKFFKERCPDAYSYPQDDKTSLFTCPAGTNYKVVFCP